The Flavobacterium marginilacus genome window below encodes:
- the rfbG gene encoding CDP-glucose 4,6-dehydratase — MENMVDSSFEILKSTYQGKKVFLTGHTGFKGSWMLKTLSLLGAVVKGYALGPSTPNDLYYLIDGDNLCDSVIADLREKKRLEKEILDFQPDFIFHLAAQPLVRLSYEIPAETFEINAIGTANVLDAVRLLDKSCSVVLITTDKVYYNNEWLYPYRENDRLGGFDPYSASKACTELIIDSYRNSFFNSNNYNTHKKGIAVARAGNVIGGGDWSKDRLIPDIAKAFAIEKPVVIRNPKSIRPWQHVLEPVIGYLQLGANLSIDSVKFGCAYNFGPNLADALPVEEMLKLAVESLGKGQYIIEQIEEQPHEAGLLKLDISKAITELRWSPKYNAHQAVKMTMDWYNEFNLNKNSIGNFTINQIKSFLND, encoded by the coding sequence ATGGAAAACATGGTAGATTCTTCTTTTGAAATTTTAAAAAGTACTTATCAAGGTAAAAAAGTCTTTCTTACTGGGCATACTGGTTTTAAAGGTTCTTGGATGCTTAAAACATTGTCTTTATTGGGGGCAGTGGTTAAGGGGTATGCTCTTGGACCATCAACTCCTAATGATTTGTATTATCTAATTGATGGAGATAATTTATGTGATTCCGTTATTGCTGATTTACGTGAAAAAAAGAGATTAGAAAAAGAAATACTAGATTTCCAACCTGATTTTATCTTTCATTTGGCAGCTCAGCCACTAGTACGTTTGTCTTACGAGATTCCTGCAGAAACTTTTGAAATAAACGCAATTGGTACTGCCAATGTTTTGGATGCTGTGCGACTTCTTGATAAATCATGTTCAGTGGTTTTAATTACGACCGATAAGGTTTATTATAACAATGAATGGTTGTATCCTTATCGAGAAAATGATCGATTAGGAGGATTTGATCCTTATAGTGCTAGTAAAGCCTGTACCGAACTGATAATCGATTCCTATCGTAATTCTTTTTTTAATAGTAATAATTACAATACTCACAAAAAAGGTATTGCCGTCGCTCGTGCCGGTAATGTAATAGGTGGGGGCGATTGGTCGAAAGATAGATTAATTCCTGACATCGCTAAAGCGTTTGCCATTGAAAAACCAGTTGTAATACGAAACCCAAAATCTATACGGCCTTGGCAACATGTCTTGGAGCCAGTGATTGGTTATTTACAGCTTGGTGCTAATTTATCGATAGATTCTGTAAAGTTTGGTTGTGCTTATAATTTTGGACCAAATTTAGCTGACGCACTTCCAGTTGAAGAAATGTTAAAATTGGCCGTTGAAAGTTTGGGAAAAGGTCAATATATAATAGAACAAATAGAGGAACAGCCTCACGAAGCTGGGTTATTAAAATTAGATATTAGTAAAGCGATTACCGAATTAAGGTGGAGTCCCAAATATAATGCGCATCAAGCTGTTAAAATGACTATGGATTGGTATAACGAATTCAATTTAAATAAAAATAGTATAGGAAACTTTACTATTAATCAAATAAAAAGTTTTTTGAATGACTAA
- a CDS encoding NAD-dependent epimerase/dehydratase family protein has protein sequence MTKSVVITGATGYLGFKFLEKILEVKSSICVVKRETSDILKISSLCKNIKFYNTDEVSLDKMFKENDVDMIIHFATLYGRKNESIFQIKEANLDFPLLLLKYGIEHNVKYFINTGTSLPYLTNQYSLFKNQFSECLQFFSSKIITLNILLEHFYGPDDDDSKFISSMIYRMKNNMLDIELTEGTQLRDFIFIDDVISAYLCLINNINKFSGFNILPLGSGEVFTIRRIVETIKDVSGSNSNLLFGKIPMRENELLCSDADISKFQSLGWNPKFSLSEGLKLTIESYKK, from the coding sequence ATGACTAAGAGTGTAGTAATTACAGGTGCCACTGGATATCTTGGATTTAAATTTTTAGAAAAAATATTAGAAGTTAAATCTAGCATATGTGTTGTTAAAAGGGAAACGTCAGATATTTTAAAAATTAGTAGTTTGTGTAAAAATATTAAGTTTTATAATACTGATGAGGTAAGTCTTGATAAAATGTTTAAAGAAAATGATGTAGATATGATTATTCATTTTGCAACATTGTACGGGAGAAAAAATGAATCAATTTTTCAAATCAAAGAAGCTAATTTAGATTTTCCTTTGTTATTGTTAAAATATGGAATTGAACATAATGTTAAATATTTTATTAACACAGGGACTTCATTACCTTACCTAACAAACCAATATTCGTTGTTTAAAAATCAATTTTCGGAATGTCTCCAGTTTTTTTCTTCAAAGATTATAACATTAAACATCTTACTTGAACATTTTTATGGCCCCGATGATGATGATTCAAAATTTATTTCATCCATGATTTATAGGATGAAGAATAATATGCTAGATATTGAACTTACTGAAGGTACTCAATTAAGGGATTTTATTTTTATTGATGATGTTATAAGTGCTTATCTATGCTTAATAAATAATATAAATAAATTTAGCGGTTTTAATATTTTGCCATTGGGTTCGGGAGAGGTATTTACTATCAGAAGAATCGTGGAAACTATTAAAGATGTTTCAGGTAGCAATTCTAACTTGTTGTTTGGTAAAATTCCGATGAGAGAAAATGAATTATTGTGTTCAGATGCTGATATTTCCAAATTTCAAAGTTTGGGTTGGAATCCAAAATTTAGTCTTAGTGAAGGATTAAAATTGACTATCGAATCATACAAAAAATAA
- the rfbF gene encoding glucose-1-phosphate cytidylyltransferase: protein MKVVIFAGGFGTRLMEETEARPKPMVEIGGKPILWHILKMYERHGYNEFIICLGYKATYIKEYFYNYYLHNSDVTIELANNNINVHYSETESFKVTLIDTGLHTNTAGRLKRIQKYVQGETFMLTYGDGVSDIDLTQLLTFHRSHGRLITLTSVQVPGRFGNLDINEFGEVGRFEEKPVGDGMWINGGFFVLEPGIFQYLDYDVENVQWEKGPLATIAKDNQLAAFKHEGFWKCMDALRDRHELEEMWNSGNAKWKTW from the coding sequence ATGAAAGTAGTAATTTTTGCAGGTGGTTTTGGGACTCGCTTAATGGAAGAAACAGAGGCAAGACCAAAGCCAATGGTTGAAATTGGAGGAAAACCTATTTTATGGCATATTTTAAAAATGTACGAACGACATGGTTACAACGAGTTCATTATTTGTCTTGGATATAAGGCTACTTATATAAAAGAATATTTTTATAATTATTATTTGCATAATTCTGATGTTACAATCGAATTAGCCAATAATAATATAAATGTGCATTACTCGGAGACAGAATCCTTTAAAGTGACTTTAATAGATACCGGTTTGCATACCAATACTGCAGGACGATTAAAGCGTATTCAGAAATATGTACAAGGAGAAACTTTTATGTTGACTTATGGCGATGGTGTTTCAGATATCGATTTGACACAATTGCTAACTTTTCATCGTTCACATGGACGATTGATTACTTTGACTAGTGTGCAGGTTCCTGGACGATTTGGAAATTTGGACATCAATGAATTTGGAGAAGTTGGGCGTTTTGAGGAGAAGCCGGTGGGAGATGGTATGTGGATTAATGGTGGTTTTTTTGTGTTAGAACCAGGAATTTTTCAGTACTTGGATTATGATGTGGAGAATGTGCAATGGGAAAAAGGACCTTTAGCGACTATAGCTAAAGATAATCAATTGGCTGCTTTTAAACATGAGGGTTTTTGGAAGTGTATGGATGCGCTAAGAGATCGTCACGAATTGGAGGAAATGTGGAACTCTGGAAATGCGAAATGGAAAACATGGTAG
- a CDS encoding WxcM-like domain-containing protein: MGLLSKIEIIERKKIEDSRGWFLKVINGLEYNLPTYTGEVYLTNASYGESKGGHYHVKANEWFTLITGECELKMVDILTGEKQTIYLSSSHPQTIYVPNHIGHIFINRGASDFILLAYSDQLYMPEDTIIYEDF, from the coding sequence ATGGGATTGTTGTCTAAGATTGAAATTATTGAGAGAAAAAAAATTGAAGATTCAAGAGGTTGGTTTTTGAAGGTAATCAATGGATTAGAATATAATTTACCGACTTATACAGGTGAAGTTTATTTAACTAATGCTTCATATGGTGAATCAAAAGGAGGACATTATCATGTAAAAGCTAATGAATGGTTTACTTTAATTACAGGTGAGTGTGAATTAAAAATGGTTGATATTCTGACAGGAGAGAAACAAACTATTTATTTATCTTCAAGTCATCCTCAGACTATCTATGTCCCTAATCATATTGGACATATTTTTATAAATAGGGGAGCTAGTGATTTTATTTTATTGGCTTATTCGGATCAATTATATATGCCTGAGGATACTATAATCTATGAAGATTTCTAG
- a CDS encoding SLBB domain-containing protein → MKKLITVILFLIALFQTNTILAQDILKGSDLSTVKVDYLSDSDIAKIKSQLQTNNLTIDQVESMALSKGMDPAEFAKLKKRLAFTETSKSAVDKKTTTKKKSKDSDLEDEEDNSDVIERKQEKIENKKVKDSLNSLVFGSELFDNPTLNFQPNLKLATPVNYILGPGDELQISVNGVQEFNDNVSVSVEGKVAIQYVGQISVSGMTIETATQKIKGAISRVYSTVRSGQSQVEVSLSRIRTIKITIIGSKQPGNYSVSSLATVYNALFLGGGPGKNASYRNIELIRNNKVFKNIDIYRFLVNGNQSDNVGLKDNDVIRIPAYTNRVTVEGEAKRPGIFEMKKGEHFSDLLNFASGFNEFAYTASVNVLQKTGKEFKVADIQAAQYDSYLPLNGDVFRISKILNRFENRIIINGAVFRPDTYSFYQGMRVSDLIRQAEGLKEDAYLKRARIIRLKEDLTTEIVNVDLSKAIVGDLNADVALKKEDILTVYSILDFKEEYKVTIDGEVKKPDVYDYQDNLTLNDLIITAGGLTGSASKRVEIARMIKAEDIDDSNPNKVELFNIEITPYSNEQSINFVLKPFDVINIRRMAVVEKPEMVTISGSVSYPGKYVLANKKEKIYNVIQRAGGLTSLASLNGVKIKRPIKKAQIEELENINLNLGKKDSIQNKLKKKLKEDLKYATIPVDWEKVVRNQNGNANITLQPGDEIEVSAFNETVKVAGNVLLTSEIPYKKGRGFNYYLDAVGGLDAKGWRNKAYVIYPNGEAAVTRRFLLIRSSPKVEPGSQIVVPEKPETKKMTTGEWVSIGSVITSLALLIVTSFK, encoded by the coding sequence ATGAAAAAACTAATTACCGTAATTCTCTTTCTTATAGCTCTTTTTCAGACTAACACTATATTAGCTCAGGATATTCTAAAAGGAAGCGACTTGAGTACTGTAAAGGTTGATTACTTATCGGATAGTGATATTGCAAAAATAAAATCACAATTGCAAACAAATAATCTAACTATAGATCAAGTAGAATCGATGGCTTTGTCCAAAGGAATGGATCCTGCAGAATTTGCCAAATTAAAAAAGCGTTTAGCTTTTACCGAAACTTCTAAAAGTGCAGTTGATAAAAAAACAACGACTAAGAAAAAATCAAAAGATTCAGATCTGGAAGATGAAGAGGATAATAGCGATGTTATTGAACGGAAACAAGAAAAAATTGAAAATAAAAAGGTTAAGGATAGTTTGAATTCGCTAGTGTTTGGATCTGAATTATTTGATAACCCTACATTGAATTTCCAGCCTAATTTGAAATTGGCCACACCTGTCAATTATATTTTAGGTCCTGGAGATGAACTGCAAATTAGCGTAAATGGAGTTCAGGAGTTTAACGATAATGTTTCAGTATCTGTTGAGGGTAAAGTTGCTATTCAATACGTAGGCCAGATTTCGGTATCGGGAATGACTATTGAGACCGCAACTCAAAAAATTAAAGGAGCTATTTCAAGAGTATATAGTACTGTTCGTTCTGGTCAATCGCAGGTAGAAGTGAGTTTAAGCCGTATTCGTACCATAAAAATTACTATTATTGGGAGTAAGCAGCCAGGAAATTATTCAGTTTCATCTTTAGCAACTGTATATAATGCTTTGTTTTTGGGTGGTGGCCCAGGGAAAAATGCAAGTTACAGAAATATTGAGCTGATCCGTAATAATAAAGTATTTAAAAATATTGATATTTATCGGTTTTTGGTTAATGGAAATCAATCAGATAATGTTGGTTTAAAGGATAATGATGTTATTCGTATTCCGGCTTATACTAATAGGGTTACCGTTGAGGGAGAAGCAAAGCGTCCGGGTATTTTTGAAATGAAAAAGGGTGAGCATTTTTCAGATCTTTTGAATTTTGCATCCGGATTCAATGAATTTGCTTATACAGCTTCGGTAAATGTTTTGCAAAAAACGGGAAAAGAATTTAAAGTAGCTGATATACAAGCTGCTCAATATGACAGTTATCTGCCTTTAAATGGAGATGTGTTTCGTATCTCCAAAATTTTAAATCGTTTTGAAAACCGTATCATTATTAATGGTGCAGTATTCAGACCAGATACCTATTCTTTTTATCAAGGAATGAGAGTTTCAGATTTGATTCGTCAGGCTGAAGGATTGAAAGAAGATGCTTATCTTAAAAGAGCTAGAATCATTCGTTTAAAAGAAGATTTGACGACTGAGATTGTTAATGTTGATTTATCTAAAGCAATTGTAGGGGATTTGAATGCTGATGTTGCTTTAAAAAAAGAAGATATATTAACTGTGTATTCTATTTTGGATTTTAAGGAAGAATACAAAGTGACGATTGACGGTGAAGTAAAGAAACCAGATGTTTATGATTATCAGGATAATTTAACTTTGAATGATTTAATTATTACTGCGGGCGGTTTGACGGGTTCAGCATCCAAGCGTGTTGAAATAGCTAGAATGATTAAGGCTGAAGATATAGATGATTCTAATCCGAACAAAGTTGAATTGTTTAATATTGAAATCACTCCGTATTCGAATGAACAATCGATTAATTTTGTACTGAAACCTTTTGATGTCATTAATATCAGGCGAATGGCAGTTGTTGAGAAACCAGAGATGGTAACTATATCCGGGTCGGTTTCCTATCCTGGGAAGTATGTTTTGGCTAATAAAAAAGAGAAGATTTATAATGTTATTCAAAGGGCTGGCGGTCTTACATCATTGGCAAGTTTGAATGGGGTAAAAATAAAGAGGCCTATTAAAAAAGCTCAAATTGAAGAATTGGAAAATATAAATTTAAATTTAGGCAAGAAAGATAGTATCCAAAATAAATTGAAAAAGAAATTAAAAGAAGACTTGAAGTATGCCACTATTCCTGTTGATTGGGAAAAAGTTGTCAGAAATCAAAATGGAAATGCAAATATAACTTTACAGCCTGGAGATGAAATCGAGGTTTCGGCTTTCAACGAGACTGTAAAAGTTGCTGGAAACGTTCTTTTGACATCAGAGATTCCTTATAAAAAAGGCAGAGGATTTAATTATTACCTTGATGCTGTTGGAGGTTTGGATGCCAAAGGATGGAGAAATAAAGCATATGTTATTTATCCAAATGGAGAGGCCGCAGTAACTCGCAGGTTTTTATTGATTAGGTCTAGTCCAAAAGTTGAACCTGGTTCTCAAATTGTAGTGCCAGAAAAACCTGAGACAAAGAAAATGACTACTGGTGAATGGGTAAGTATTGGAAGTGTGATTACCAGTTTGGCATTGTTGATTGTTACTTCGTTTAAGTAG
- a CDS encoding Wzz/FepE/Etk N-terminal domain-containing protein: MEQNKGIANDEISLKELIEKGKEWYAYLLSQWKIIVLAGVIGAVLGLAYSFTKKPIYTATLTFALEDEKSGGMGGALGLASSFGIDVGGGGGSIFSGSNLTELFKSRTMVEQTLMTPVAVNGKVISLAEMYIQNNKWREKWNNNPKFKDIQFLPETKRKYFTREHDSILGVIYQNLSQTSLSVGQKDKKIAIISMDVSSTDELFSLRFCEALARQVGKFYVETKSKKARMNMEILEHQVDSIRAELNGAITGVAVANDNTFNLNPALNVRRTPSARRQVDVQANTAILTELVKQAELAKVTLRKETPLIQVIDRPILPLPKERFGKAKGILLGGILAGFLVVFFLIFKRIFKEVLK, encoded by the coding sequence ATGGAACAAAATAAAGGAATAGCAAACGACGAAATTTCGTTAAAGGAACTTATTGAAAAAGGGAAAGAATGGTATGCTTATTTATTGAGCCAATGGAAAATCATTGTATTGGCTGGAGTAATTGGAGCTGTTTTGGGGTTAGCTTATTCTTTTACAAAGAAACCAATATATACGGCAACCTTAACATTTGCATTGGAAGATGAAAAATCAGGAGGAATGGGTGGTGCTCTTGGGTTGGCCAGTTCGTTTGGGATTGATGTTGGTGGCGGTGGAGGAAGTATATTTTCCGGTTCGAATTTGACCGAATTGTTCAAGTCCCGTACGATGGTGGAGCAAACTTTGATGACACCTGTTGCAGTAAACGGGAAAGTGATTTCTTTGGCTGAAATGTATATTCAAAATAATAAGTGGAGGGAAAAATGGAACAATAACCCTAAATTTAAGGATATTCAATTTTTGCCCGAGACTAAACGGAAGTATTTTACAAGGGAGCATGATAGCATTTTGGGAGTGATTTATCAAAATTTATCTCAGACTTCTTTGTCTGTGGGGCAAAAAGATAAAAAGATTGCGATTATATCGATGGATGTCTCTTCAACTGATGAATTGTTCTCTCTTCGGTTTTGTGAAGCATTAGCGAGACAAGTTGGAAAATTTTATGTTGAGACCAAAAGCAAAAAGGCCCGCATGAACATGGAAATTTTGGAACATCAGGTTGATTCCATCCGTGCTGAACTTAATGGTGCTATTACCGGAGTTGCTGTCGCTAATGACAATACTTTTAATCTGAACCCTGCGCTTAATGTGCGTAGGACTCCTTCGGCTAGGAGACAGGTCGATGTGCAGGCGAATACGGCTATTTTGACGGAGTTGGTGAAACAGGCTGAATTAGCAAAAGTTACATTGCGTAAAGAAACCCCTTTGATTCAAGTAATTGATAGACCAATTTTGCCACTACCGAAAGAGCGTTTTGGGAAAGCGAAAGGTATTTTATTAGGAGGGATTTTAGCAGGTTTTTTAGTTGTGTTCTTTTTAATTTTTAAGAGAATATTTAAAGAAGTACTTAAATAA